A window of the Cicer arietinum cultivar CDC Frontier isolate Library 1 chromosome 6, Cicar.CDCFrontier_v2.0, whole genome shotgun sequence genome harbors these coding sequences:
- the LOC101502728 gene encoding aspartic proteinase 39-like — protein MGEYGTVVVWLCSPTHRTNNHNRVIELPRDGLRNTEMYTTIVKLRSPPREYIGLINKGSDLLWVNCNQCDNCPQSNELGFKFNLFDKVNSSTAVLIHCSDCQCLFGVQGADLFRSLNIKLTDIMSYKVKVKLGSPPREYTVCRLIQEATFSRLVAINFKFNFFDTMSSSTTALIHCSYHICPFEVQGADVRCSPPIKHCRYTYEYQYNSTISGVYVTDKMHFDMILKQPSPSNVNSSATVFFGCCTNLDWGLIETPTTFDGIFGFDPGSLNVVSQLSAREILPSAFSH, from the exons ATGGGTGAGTACGGTACCGTCGTAGTGTGGTTGTGTAGCCCAACACACCGTACGAATAATCACAATCGAGTAATAGAACTTCCACGTGATGGGTTACGGAACACTGAG ATGTATACAACAATAGTCAAACTGAGATCTCCACCAAGGGAATATATTGGTTTGATTAATAAAGGAAGTGACCTTCTCTGGGTTAATTGCAATCAATGTGATAATTGCCCTCAATCTAATGAACTTGGG TTTAAGTTCAATTTGTTTGACAAGGTAAATTCATCCACAGCTGTGTTGATTCATTGCTCGGACTGTCAATGCCTTTTCGGGGTTCAAGGTGCGGAT TTATTTAGAAGTTTGAACATAAAACTTACTGATATCATGAGCTACAAAGTGAAAG TCAAGCTCGGATCTCCACCAAGGGAATATACTGTGTGCAGATTGATACAGGAAGCGACCTTCTCTAGGTTAGTTGCAATCAAT tttaagtttaatttctttGATACGATGAGTTCATCCACGACCGCGCTGATTCATTGCTCGTACCATATATGCCCTTTTGAGGTTCAAGGTGCGGATGTTCGATGCTCTCCTCCCATTAAACATTGCAGATACACGTATGAGTATCAATATAATAGTACTATCTCGGGTGTTTATGTCACTGATAAAATGCATTTTGACATGATCCTCAAGCAACCTTCTCCTTCCAATGTAAACTCTTCAGCCACTGTGTTTTTTGG GTGTTGTACCAATCTTGATTGGGGTTTGATTGAGACACCAACAACATTTGATGGAATCTTTGGGTTTGACCCTGGTTCTCTGAATGTTGTGTCTCAATTGTCAGCACGTGAAATACTACCGAGTGCTTTTTCTCATTGA
- the LOC113783978 gene encoding aspartic proteinase 39-like, producing the protein METLRTHNRARNSKILHDVVHFPVQGNSMMCTTIVKLGSTPSEYIVLIDKGSDLLLFKFNFFNTVSSSMAALIHCSDYLCPFGVQGVDVRCFRSIK; encoded by the exons ATGGAGACGTTGAGAACTCACAACAGAGCTCGCAACTCAAAAATATTGCATGACGTTGTACATTTTCCCGTCCAAGGCAACTCGATG ATGTGTACAACAATAGTCAAGTTGGGATCTACACCGAGTGAATATATTGTGTTGATTGATAAAGGAAGCGACCTTCTCTTG TTTAAGTTCAATTTCTTTAACACGGTGAGTTCATCAATGGCTGCATTGATTCATTGTTCGGACTATCTATGCCCTTTCGGAGTTCAAGGTGTGGATGTTCGATGCTTTCGTTCTATTAAATAG